A genome region from Streptomyces sp. NBC_01296 includes the following:
- a CDS encoding TerD family protein, protein MGVSLSKGGNVSLTKAAPNLTAVIVGLGWDARTTTGVDFDLDASAILTNDQGKVANDSNFVFFNNLKSPDGSVEHTGDNTTGEGEGDDEAIKVNLAGVPADVAKIVFPVSIYEAESRQQSFGQVRNAYIRVVNQADNSELARYDLSEDASTETAMVFGELYRNGAEWKFRAIGQGYASGLRGIAQDFGVNV, encoded by the coding sequence GTGGGAGTCAGCCTCAGCAAGGGCGGAAACGTCTCGCTGACCAAGGCCGCGCCGAATCTGACGGCGGTCATCGTCGGTCTGGGCTGGGACGCTCGCACCACCACCGGCGTCGACTTCGACCTCGACGCCAGCGCGATCCTGACCAACGACCAGGGCAAGGTCGCCAACGACTCGAACTTCGTGTTCTTCAACAACCTGAAGAGCCCGGACGGCTCGGTCGAGCACACCGGTGACAACACCACCGGTGAGGGCGAGGGCGACGACGAGGCCATCAAGGTGAACCTGGCCGGTGTCCCGGCCGATGTCGCCAAGATCGTCTTCCCGGTCTCGATCTACGAGGCCGAGAGCCGCCAGCAGAGCTTCGGCCAGGTCCGCAACGCCTACATCCGCGTCGTGAACCAGGCCGACAACTCCGAGCTCGCCCGCTACGACCTCTCCGAGGACGCCTCGACCGAGACCGCCATGGTCTTCGGCGAGCTGTACCGCAACGGTGCGGAGTGGAAGTTCCGCGCCATCGGCCAGGGCTACGCCTCCGGCCTGCGCGGCATCGCCCAGGACTTCGGCGT